In Methylosinus sp. C49, one DNA window encodes the following:
- a CDS encoding F0F1 ATP synthase subunit delta, translating to MQIDWWTLGLQTVNALVLIWLLSRFLFRPIASILAEREATARLLLDDAAAAKASALTLEEQARAAVDAMSADRAATIRAATTEAKDARDRLLEAARADADRMRADMRAEIERAERSARRAEAERASLLAVDIARRLLERLPASSRVVGFIDGLVDAIAALPETSRADFATRGEPTLTAPRPLTAEEDALCRERLENALGRPLKFALRVDPTLLAGLELENAHTSIRNSLRADLEQISATLLTEPENER from the coding sequence ATGCAGATCGACTGGTGGACGCTCGGTTTGCAGACCGTCAACGCCCTCGTGTTGATCTGGCTGCTCTCCCGCTTCCTTTTCCGCCCCATCGCATCGATCCTCGCCGAGCGCGAGGCGACGGCCCGGCTGCTGCTGGACGACGCCGCCGCCGCCAAAGCCTCGGCCCTGACTCTGGAAGAACAGGCGCGCGCCGCCGTCGACGCGATGTCGGCCGATCGCGCGGCGACGATCCGCGCCGCCACGACGGAGGCGAAGGACGCGCGCGACCGGCTGCTCGAGGCCGCCAGGGCCGACGCCGATCGCATGCGAGCGGACATGCGGGCGGAGATAGAGCGCGCCGAACGATCGGCCCGTCGCGCCGAAGCCGAGCGCGCGAGCCTGCTCGCCGTCGACATTGCGCGGCGTCTGCTCGAACGCTTGCCGGCGTCGTCCCGCGTCGTCGGCTTCATCGACGGCCTCGTAGACGCGATCGCGGCTCTGCCGGAAACCTCTCGCGCCGATTTCGCCACGCGAGGAGAGCCCACTCTGACCGCGCCGCGTCCGCTCACCGCCGAGGAGGACGCGCTGTGCCGCGAGAGGCTAGAAAACGCCCTCGGCCGCCCGCTGAAATTCGCGCTTCGCGTCGATCCGACATTGCTCGCCGGCCTCGAATTGGAGAACGCCCACACCAGCATTCGCAACAGCCTGCGCGCCGATCTCGAGCAAATCTCCGCGACCTTGCTGACGGAGCCGGAAAATGAGCGATGA
- a CDS encoding F0F1 ATP synthase subunit alpha → MSDEPAVAEWLARGRAAVERIELGPKVETVGRVESYADGIAFVSGLPQVALDELLRFETGQLGFARALEADRVAVVLLDPGDEIEAGARVFATGEVARTPVGEGLLGRVVDPLGRPLDGGERIAAVAFHPVEREAPSIIARDLVTEPVETGLLVVDSMFALGRGQRELVIGDRATGKTSIAIDAIINQRHSDIVCVYVAVGQRTTSVERAIEAVRSGGSADRTIFVVAPAASPPGLQWIAPFAGFAMAEFFRDRGGHALVVVDDLSKHAVTHRELALLTREPPGREAYPGDIFYVHARLLERAAKLSKAFGGGSLTALPIAETDTGNLSAYIPTNLISITDGQIVLDRRLFAANHRPAVDVGLSVSRVGGRAQPDALRDVSGRLRLQYTQFLELEMFSRFGGMSNARIERELTRGERIRGLLTQPRFSPLRLVDQIALLAALDAGVLDLLPTRAIPALTARLPAHLDSAAAPSVAAISRHAPLDDAMRANLVARVRELSSELAAPSS, encoded by the coding sequence ATGAGCGATGAGCCGGCCGTCGCCGAATGGCTCGCGCGCGGCCGCGCGGCGGTCGAAAGAATCGAGCTCGGGCCGAAGGTCGAGACGGTCGGACGCGTCGAGAGCTATGCGGATGGGATCGCCTTCGTCTCCGGCCTGCCGCAGGTCGCGCTCGACGAGCTGCTGCGTTTCGAGACCGGCCAGCTCGGATTCGCGCGCGCGCTCGAGGCCGATCGAGTCGCCGTGGTGCTGCTCGATCCGGGCGACGAGATCGAAGCCGGCGCGCGCGTCTTCGCGACCGGCGAGGTCGCGCGCACGCCGGTCGGGGAGGGACTGCTCGGACGCGTCGTCGATCCGCTGGGCCGCCCACTCGACGGCGGCGAGCGGATCGCCGCCGTCGCCTTCCATCCCGTCGAGCGCGAGGCGCCGAGCATTATCGCGCGCGATCTCGTGACCGAGCCCGTCGAGACCGGCCTATTGGTCGTCGACTCCATGTTCGCCCTGGGGCGTGGTCAGCGCGAGCTCGTCATCGGCGATCGCGCCACCGGCAAGACGTCGATCGCCATCGACGCCATCATCAACCAGCGCCACTCGGACATCGTTTGCGTCTATGTCGCCGTCGGCCAGCGGACGACCTCGGTGGAGCGCGCGATCGAGGCGGTGAGGAGCGGAGGATCCGCCGATCGCACCATCTTCGTCGTCGCGCCCGCCGCCTCGCCGCCCGGCCTGCAATGGATCGCCCCTTTCGCGGGCTTCGCCATGGCGGAGTTCTTCCGCGATCGCGGCGGCCATGCACTCGTGGTCGTCGACGATTTGAGCAAGCATGCGGTCACGCATCGCGAGCTCGCCCTGTTGACCCGAGAGCCTCCCGGACGCGAAGCCTATCCCGGCGATATCTTCTACGTCCATGCGCGGCTCCTGGAGCGAGCCGCGAAATTGTCGAAGGCGTTCGGCGGCGGCTCGCTCACGGCGCTGCCGATCGCCGAGACCGATACCGGCAATCTCTCGGCCTATATTCCCACAAATCTGATCTCCATCACCGATGGACAGATCGTGCTCGACCGTCGCTTGTTCGCCGCGAACCATCGTCCGGCCGTCGATGTCGGCCTTTCGGTCAGCCGAGTCGGCGGCCGCGCGCAGCCTGACGCCTTGCGTGACGTCTCGGGGCGATTGCGTCTGCAATACACGCAATTTCTGGAGCTCGAGATGTTCTCGCGCTTCGGCGGCATGTCGAATGCCCGCATCGAGCGGGAGCTAACGCGGGGCGAGCGCATTCGCGGCCTGCTGACGCAGCCGCGCTTTTCGCCTCTGCGCCTCGTGGATCAGATCGCTCTGCTCGCGGCGCTCGACGCCGGCGTTCTCGATTTGCTTCCCACGCGAGCCATTCCCGCGCTGACCGCGAGGCTTCCCGCGCATCTCGACTCGGCCGCCGCGCCGAGCGTCGCGGCGATCTCCCGTCACGCCCCGCTCGACGACGCCATGCGCGCAAATCTCGTGGCGCGGGTGCGCGAACTTTCGTCAGAGCTCGCGGCGCCTTCCTCATGA
- a CDS encoding FoF1 ATP synthase subunit gamma, whose translation MSERSADISAHIAATRQLESVITAMRGVAAVRTREAQSRLSGVRAYAAALGDAICAALALSAEAPPSRLVSERRPADGHIVLAFCSERGFVGAFNERILDAAARLAGSAERPALFIIGERGATLARERGSCADWTSPMASRVDDAPSLADCIAQELYGRLGEGLADRVTLIHGAPGAAGIEIVARSLVPLDLARFPPASAAAPPLVTLPPRALVEGLAQEYVFAELCEAAVLSFAAENEARMRAMIEARDNAHKTLERLEARHRQTRQEEITEEIIELARPVPRGTQARRGDD comes from the coding sequence ATGAGCGAGCGCTCAGCCGACATCAGCGCCCATATCGCCGCGACCCGGCAGCTCGAGAGCGTCATCACGGCGATGCGCGGCGTCGCCGCCGTCCGAACGCGCGAAGCCCAGTCGCGTCTTTCCGGCGTGCGCGCCTATGCCGCCGCGTTGGGCGACGCCATTTGCGCGGCGCTGGCGCTGAGCGCGGAAGCGCCGCCGTCGCGGCTCGTCTCGGAGCGCCGGCCGGCCGATGGCCATATCGTCCTGGCGTTCTGCTCCGAGCGCGGCTTCGTCGGCGCATTCAACGAGCGCATCCTGGACGCGGCGGCGCGCCTCGCGGGCAGCGCCGAACGTCCGGCTCTGTTCATCATCGGCGAGCGCGGCGCGACGCTCGCGCGAGAGCGCGGATCATGCGCGGATTGGACTTCGCCCATGGCGTCGCGCGTCGACGACGCCCCGTCGCTCGCCGACTGCATCGCGCAAGAGCTCTATGGGCGCCTGGGGGAGGGGCTCGCCGATCGCGTGACGCTCATCCACGGCGCGCCGGGCGCGGCCGGAATCGAGATCGTCGCGCGCTCGCTCGTGCCGCTCGACCTCGCCCGCTTTCCGCCTGCGTCCGCCGCGGCTCCGCCCCTCGTCACATTGCCGCCGCGCGCGCTCGTCGAGGGCCTCGCGCAGGAATATGTCTTCGCCGAATTATGCGAGGCGGCGGTGCTGTCCTTCGCGGCGGAGAACGAGGCGCGAATGCGCGCGATGATCGAAGCCCGCGACAATGCGCACAAGACGCTCGAGCGACTGGAGGCCCGGCATCGACAAACACGTCAGGAGGAGATCACCGAGGAGATCATCGAACTCGCGAGGCCAGTTCCCCGCGGGACGCAGGCTCGTCGAGGCGACGACTAA
- a CDS encoding Tn3 family transposase: protein MRTGLCWAIAPEDRGGSERAEAHSDRTRHRLSPAGRVTVLWNTIDLSHPVAELRSGGERIRDDALAHIAPLGWEHITFNGGLCLARPNRSRMFSNPSETRGRSYSTRLGAGFWEDSATTQISSPEFDEDAP, encoded by the coding sequence ATTCGTACGGGTCTATGTTGGGCAATTGCGCCAGAAGATCGAGGAGGATCCGAGCGCGCGGAAGCTCATTCTGACCGAACCCGGCATCGGCTATCGCCTGCAGGACGAGTAACCGTCCTTTGGAACACGATCGACCTCAGCCACCCCGTCGCTGAGCTGCGCTCCGGCGGAGAACGGATCCGCGACGACGCGCTCGCTCATATCGCGCCGCTCGGCTGGGAGCACATCACCTTCAACGGGGGACTATGTTTGGCCCGACCGAACCGTTCCAGAATGTTTTCCAACCCCTCCGAGACCCGCGGTCGGAGCTACTCGACGCGGCTCGGCGCAGGATTTTGGGAAGATTCTGCGACGACCCAAATCAGTTCCCCGGAATTTGACGAAGACGCACCTTAG
- a CDS encoding response regulator transcription factor — translation MPTTLSPNRSTWENCRRACARRFGIRRRAESTEYSCRDLSIDFIKRRVTVYGEEVKLTRKEYDLLRTLAQHAGQVVTHKQLLAAGWGATVTDTQFVRVYVGQLRQKIEEDPSARKLILTEPGIGYRLQDE, via the coding sequence GTGCCGACGACTTTGTCGCCAAACCGTTCCACATGGGAGAATTGCAGGCGCGCCTGCGCGCGGCGCTTCGGCATCAGGCGCCGCGCGGAGTCGACCGAGTATTCGTGCCGCGACTTGTCGATAGACTTCATCAAGCGGCGCGTCACCGTCTACGGAGAAGAGGTCAAGCTCACTCGCAAGGAATACGATCTGTTGCGGACGCTCGCGCAACATGCGGGCCAGGTTGTCACGCATAAGCAATTGTTGGCGGCGGGCTGGGGCGCAACGGTGACAGACACGCAATTCGTACGGGTCTATGTTGGGCAATTGCGCCAGAAGATCGAGGAGGATCCGAGCGCGCGGAAGCTCATTCTGACCGAACCCGGCATCGGCTATCGCCTGCAGGACGAGTAA
- a CDS encoding alpha/beta hydrolase fold domain-containing protein, producing MNCSRKAICEAETLRGFHALYKRNAGDFADLRFSPLLAPDVSRVAPAFVALVEFDPLLDEGLAYAQKLEAAGAPVTFRNL from the coding sequence TTGAATTGTTCGAGGAAGGCTATCTGCGAGGCCGAGACGCTGCGCGGGTTCCACGCGCTCTACAAGCGCAACGCGGGTGATTTTGCGGATTTGCGCTTTTCGCCGCTGCTCGCGCCGGACGTGAGTCGCGTCGCGCCGGCGTTCGTCGCGCTGGTAGAATTCGATCCGCTGCTCGACGAAGGATTGGCGTATGCGCAAAAGCTCGAAGCCGCCGGCGCTCCAGTCACATTCCGAAATCTATGA
- a CDS encoding substrate-binding domain-containing protein, whose product MLFPTETLTRAVVDSQAEFPDTPLRIAVEGLGAVIDSVLGRHCSFGIRGPLAIGHPELASEALLDIRYVMVASSRHPLAAHRGAISTKELARHVQFVLSDRSRMTEGRDFRVFSEKTWRLSDLGVKHAFLRAGLGWGGMPFDFVEADLANGALVQLDLAEMIVGSETAMSAVYRKDSPPGPAGRWLIERLSRIDEKDCD is encoded by the coding sequence GTGCTGTTCCCGACCGAAACGCTGACCCGCGCGGTCGTGGACTCTCAAGCCGAGTTTCCAGACACGCCATTGCGGATCGCCGTGGAAGGATTGGGGGCCGTCATCGATTCCGTTCTCGGTCGCCATTGTTCCTTCGGCATTCGCGGTCCATTGGCGATCGGCCATCCTGAGCTCGCCAGCGAGGCTCTGCTCGACATCCGCTATGTGATGGTCGCATCGTCTCGCCACCCATTGGCGGCGCACCGCGGCGCGATCTCGACAAAGGAGCTCGCACGGCATGTGCAGTTCGTCTTGAGCGATCGCTCTCGGATGACGGAAGGGCGGGATTTCCGTGTATTCTCCGAAAAGACGTGGCGTCTTTCCGACCTCGGCGTGAAGCATGCGTTCTTGCGTGCGGGGCTCGGCTGGGGAGGCATGCCGTTCGACTTCGTCGAGGCGGATTTGGCGAATGGTGCGCTGGTCCAGCTGGATTTGGCCGAAATGATCGTCGGCTCCGAGACGGCCATGTCGGCAGTCTACCGTAAGGATTCCCCGCCCGGTCCGGCTGGCCGTTGGCTTATCGAGCGTCTGAGCCGGATCGACGAGAAGGACTGCGACTGA
- a CDS encoding EAL domain-containing protein gives MTYEERAQVADPRELDRAVLSEQVRVLYGSTAVLPVNLLNAVLTAWVAQGFYPRWVLLLWVGSLTVVVSLRLYNSWLYKSEPQPNDTARRWALRFTAGATATGCLWGLSASILLLTNDPSFHVFIAFVLGGMIAGSVTIDAAFLPAMLGFGAPTAMPAILAFFARPEPTSGTMGLMSAAFVMALLLLGVRANRWIVSLARRELTQAALAADLEKQIEVRKKAEQEMARAMRTDLLTGLPNRETFKEWVTEAFRGGEKDGASFAVLYLDLDRFKEVNETLGHSFGDELLRAAAERIGQAIHNTASIARIGGDEFGIFMKDAARREAVDEVAEKIIRSVAAPFTIMGKQVHVSVSIGVSIFGATIVAPEELLRRADLALYEAKSAGYNQRRFYSEAHDRAVHERVTLFEELNSALEREEFELHYQPEIEWPSGRIIGVEALLRWNHPSRGLLGPGAFIPLAERTGLITPIGAWALASVCRQARLWRDLGVCPPIVGVNVSAAQLFTASRFESDLARELEMYDLDPGTIEIELTESVLMQSSRGETTAIDRIRALGVRIAIDDFGTGYSSLEYLLTYRVNRIKIAQQFVRGLPHDPVSATIVRATIGLVQEFGCEMLAEGVETVGQLDFLVRAGCQSVQGFYFSRPVPASEAAQLLRRGVIFPEDRASNYAEMTGS, from the coding sequence ATGACGTACGAAGAGCGGGCGCAGGTCGCCGATCCCAGAGAGCTCGATCGGGCGGTGCTGAGCGAACAGGTTCGCGTCCTTTATGGAAGCACAGCGGTATTGCCGGTCAATCTGCTCAATGCGGTTCTCACCGCTTGGGTAGCGCAGGGTTTTTACCCGAGATGGGTATTGCTTCTATGGGTGGGCTCGCTGACCGTTGTCGTCTCTTTGCGGCTCTATAATTCATGGCTCTACAAGAGCGAGCCGCAGCCGAACGATACCGCGCGCCGCTGGGCGTTGCGCTTCACTGCCGGGGCAACGGCGACGGGTTGCCTATGGGGGTTGTCTGCATCAATCCTCCTGCTCACCAACGATCCATCATTTCATGTCTTCATCGCCTTCGTGTTGGGCGGCATGATCGCGGGCTCCGTGACGATCGACGCGGCGTTTCTGCCGGCTATGCTCGGATTTGGAGCGCCGACGGCCATGCCGGCCATTTTGGCTTTTTTCGCCCGACCGGAGCCCACGTCCGGTACGATGGGCCTCATGTCCGCGGCTTTTGTCATGGCGCTTCTGCTATTGGGCGTGCGCGCCAATCGTTGGATAGTATCGTTGGCGCGACGCGAGCTTACGCAGGCCGCGCTCGCCGCCGATCTCGAAAAACAAATCGAGGTTCGTAAAAAGGCCGAGCAGGAAATGGCGCGCGCGATGCGCACCGATCTCCTGACGGGGCTGCCCAATCGTGAGACTTTCAAGGAATGGGTGACGGAAGCGTTTCGTGGTGGAGAAAAAGACGGCGCGTCATTCGCTGTTCTGTATCTCGATCTGGATCGCTTCAAGGAAGTGAACGAGACGCTCGGTCATTCGTTCGGAGACGAACTGCTACGGGCCGCCGCAGAGCGAATCGGCCAGGCTATACATAATACGGCCTCGATCGCGCGCATCGGCGGCGATGAATTCGGGATTTTCATGAAGGACGCCGCGCGCCGAGAGGCGGTCGATGAGGTCGCGGAAAAAATAATCCGTTCTGTGGCGGCGCCGTTCACGATTATGGGAAAGCAAGTCCACGTCTCAGTGAGCATCGGTGTTTCGATATTCGGAGCGACTATCGTCGCACCTGAAGAATTGCTGAGGCGCGCCGATCTCGCGCTCTATGAAGCAAAGTCTGCAGGATATAATCAGCGTCGCTTCTATTCGGAGGCGCACGACCGCGCTGTGCACGAGCGCGTGACCCTGTTCGAGGAACTCAACTCGGCGCTCGAAAGGGAGGAGTTCGAACTCCATTATCAGCCGGAGATCGAGTGGCCGTCTGGACGGATCATCGGCGTTGAGGCGCTGCTAAGATGGAATCATCCGAGTCGCGGGCTGCTGGGACCGGGTGCTTTCATACCGCTCGCCGAACGGACGGGCCTCATCACGCCGATCGGCGCATGGGCGCTCGCGAGTGTTTGTCGCCAAGCCCGACTCTGGCGCGATCTCGGTGTCTGTCCGCCGATCGTCGGCGTCAATGTCTCGGCCGCCCAGCTCTTCACGGCGTCGCGGTTCGAGTCCGATCTCGCACGTGAGCTCGAGATGTATGATCTCGATCCCGGAACGATCGAGATCGAGCTGACGGAATCGGTTCTCATGCAATCCTCCCGTGGAGAGACGACGGCAATCGACCGAATTCGCGCCTTGGGCGTTCGCATCGCTATTGATGATTTCGGCACCGGATACTCCTCGCTCGAATATCTGCTCACCTATCGTGTGAACCGAATCAAGATCGCACAGCAATTTGTGCGCGGACTGCCGCACGATCCGGTCAGCGCGACCATCGTTCGCGCCACGATCGGCCTCGTGCAAGAGTTCGGGTGTGAAATGCTCGCCGAGGGCGTCGAAACTGTCGGGCAACTCGATTTCCTCGTTCGGGCGGGATGTCAGAGCGTTCAAGGTTTTTACTTCAGTCGCCCTGTGCCCGCGTCGGAGGCTGCGCAACTGTTGCGACGAGGTGTCATCTTTCCCGAAGATCGAGCGTCGAACTACGCCGAAATGACTGGTTCGTGA
- a CDS encoding transposase — MTPFQNLVFAKSIAYVLDPTPIGVVPPRRFTDAVRNAIAEPWSSGQAEGQINRLKTLKRAMFGRAGIELLRARMLPIQ; from the coding sequence TTGACCCCTTTTCAGAATCTGGTGTTCGCAAAATCAATCGCTTATGTGCTTGACCCCACGCCGATCGGCGTCGTGCCCCCGCGCCGATTTACTGACGCCGTCAGGAACGCGATCGCCGAACCATGGAGCAGTGGTCAGGCCGAAGGCCAGATCAACCGATTGAAAACTCTCAAGCGTGCCATGTTCGGCCGCGCGGGCATCGAATTGTTGCGGGCACGAATGCTACCAATCCAATAA
- a CDS encoding type II toxin-antitoxin system Phd/YefM family antitoxin — protein MSLTVKVGEAKTRLSELLAKVEAGEEVVIARGHEPIARLTRVPKAGDFAALVAEVKAARAKRAKTTAEELLAWRDEGRRF, from the coding sequence ATGTCGCTCACCGTCAAAGTCGGCGAAGCCAAAACCCGGCTCTCCGAACTGCTCGCGAAGGTCGAAGCCGGCGAAGAGGTGGTCATCGCCCGCGGGCACGAGCCGATCGCGCGCCTCACGCGCGTTCCCAAGGCCGGGGATTTTGCCGCGCTCGTCGCCGAGGTGAAAGCCGCCCGCGCCAAACGCGCCAAAACAACAGCAGAGGAATTGCTCGCCTGGCGTGATGAGGGGCGCCGGTTCTGA
- a CDS encoding type II toxin-antitoxin system VapC family toxin, producing MALVVDASLAAAWFLPDEQNDAADRVMAELDKNPGRAPSLFWFETRNLFVMAERRGRLAPGEATATMAQLRSFPIIDEGTVNDRLVITLAGRHGLSGYDASYLALAVVEQLPLATLDKKLAAAARAESVIVLGPLGAS from the coding sequence ATGGCGCTCGTCGTCGACGCTTCGCTCGCCGCCGCCTGGTTCCTGCCCGACGAGCAGAATGACGCGGCCGACCGCGTCATGGCGGAACTCGACAAGAATCCAGGCCGGGCGCCGTCGCTGTTCTGGTTCGAAACGCGCAATCTGTTCGTCATGGCCGAACGGCGTGGTCGTCTCGCGCCCGGCGAAGCGACGGCGACGATGGCGCAGCTGCGCAGCTTTCCGATCATCGACGAGGGGACGGTCAACGATCGGCTCGTCATCACGCTCGCCGGACGGCATGGGCTGTCCGGTTACGACGCGAGCTATCTCGCGCTCGCCGTCGTCGAACAGCTGCCGCTGGCGACTCTCGACAAAAAACTCGCGGCCGCCGCGCGCGCCGAGAGTGTCATCGTCCTCGGGCCGCTGGGGGCGTCATGA
- a CDS encoding site-specific integrase yields MTIGDDFAIDALAGFLPLAARDRLAETLTAAEIDTLTHLAKAGTGPNSLRALASDLAYLEAWARASTGAPLVWPASEAMVLRFIAHHLFDAAERERNAEHGMPEAVAATLRADGRLRTAGPHAPATVRRRLALWSSLHRWRGLEGPFGSPSIRNALRLAVRAADRPRARKSASAITRDVLDRLLATCGRGGALDVRDRALLLLAFGSGGRRRSEVAKLEFEDIENLEPVSADPEAPEGGKLPVVAIRLCRAKTAAADAGESVLAVGRPVEALRAWLVFAKIAAGPVFRPIDKWGNIGAAALDPQSVNAVIKSRCVAAGLDPKDFSAHGLRSGYLTEAARAGVPLQEAMQQSRHRSMQQAARYYNEGEIARGRAARLG; encoded by the coding sequence ATGACGATCGGCGACGATTTCGCGATCGACGCGCTCGCCGGTTTTCTGCCGCTCGCCGCGCGGGATCGTCTGGCCGAGACGCTGACCGCCGCAGAGATCGACACGCTGACGCATCTGGCCAAAGCCGGGACGGGGCCGAATTCGCTCCGGGCGCTGGCGAGTGATCTCGCCTATCTCGAGGCCTGGGCGCGCGCCTCGACCGGCGCGCCGCTCGTCTGGCCGGCGTCGGAGGCCATGGTGCTGCGGTTCATCGCCCATCATCTCTTCGATGCGGCGGAGCGCGAGAGAAACGCCGAGCACGGGATGCCGGAGGCGGTCGCCGCGACGCTGCGCGCCGATGGCCGCCTGAGAACCGCCGGGCCGCACGCGCCGGCGACGGTGAGACGCCGCCTCGCGCTGTGGTCGAGTCTGCATCGCTGGCGCGGCCTCGAGGGGCCGTTCGGGAGTCCGTCGATTCGGAACGCGCTGCGTCTCGCCGTCCGCGCCGCCGATCGGCCCCGGGCGCGCAAGAGCGCTTCGGCGATCACGCGCGACGTTCTCGACCGGCTGCTCGCGACCTGCGGACGCGGCGGGGCGCTCGACGTCCGGGACCGCGCGCTGCTGCTGCTCGCCTTCGGTTCGGGCGGACGCCGCCGCTCGGAAGTCGCAAAGCTCGAATTCGAGGATATCGAGAACCTGGAGCCGGTTTCCGCCGATCCGGAAGCGCCCGAGGGCGGGAAGCTCCCGGTCGTGGCGATCCGATTGTGTCGCGCGAAAACCGCCGCGGCCGACGCCGGCGAGAGCGTGCTGGCCGTCGGCCGGCCGGTCGAAGCGCTCCGCGCCTGGCTTGTTTTCGCGAAGATCGCGGCGGGCCCGGTGTTTCGCCCGATCGACAAATGGGGAAACATCGGCGCCGCCGCGCTCGATCCGCAGAGCGTCAACGCCGTGATCAAGAGCCGCTGCGTCGCGGCCGGACTCGATCCTAAGGATTTCTCGGCGCACGGGCTGCGCTCTGGATATCTCACCGAAGCGGCGCGCGCCGGCGTGCCGCTGCAGGAGGCCATGCAGCAATCGCGGCATCGCTCCATGCAGCAGGCGGCGCGGTATTACAACGAGGGTGAAATCGCGCGAGGCAGAGCGGCGCGTCTCGGGTGA
- a CDS encoding STAS domain-containing protein, which yields MSRDPAIVDCVGKLTISESTGIREAMLAAIDRCDDVVIDCSGASEIDLTFIQLLIASRRTAMERGRSVRISAAMDSLVAETSRRAGFVAEDIITTPSPEQ from the coding sequence ATGTCGAGAGACCCAGCTATCGTCGATTGTGTCGGCAAGCTCACAATATCGGAGTCGACCGGAATCCGTGAGGCGATGCTGGCGGCTATCGACCGGTGCGATGACGTCGTGATCGATTGCTCGGGAGCATCCGAGATCGATCTGACCTTTATCCAACTGTTGATCGCGAGCCGCCGAACCGCGATGGAGCGAGGACGAAGCGTGCGAATTTCGGCGGCAATGGACTCGCTCGTCGCCGAGACCTCGAGGCGCGCCGGCTTCGTCGCCGAAGACATCATCACCACTCCGTCGCCAGAGCAGTGA
- a CDS encoding response regulator: MKKILTVDDSVSVRQMVRAVLTVAGYGVIEAKDGREALGAARGDQANMVITDLNMPVMDGLTFIRELRKLPAYSGVPIVFLSTESDASLKQEAKAAGATGWITKPFSQEQLLTVVKKLIGT, from the coding sequence ATGAAAAAGATTCTGACGGTCGACGACTCGGTGAGCGTCCGCCAAATGGTGCGCGCAGTTCTCACAGTCGCGGGTTATGGCGTGATCGAGGCCAAGGACGGCCGCGAGGCTCTCGGCGCAGCGCGCGGCGATCAAGCCAATATGGTCATCACCGACCTCAATATGCCCGTCATGGACGGGCTGACCTTCATTCGTGAGCTGCGTAAGCTTCCTGCCTATAGCGGCGTGCCGATCGTGTTCCTGAGCACGGAATCAGACGCCTCCTTGAAGCAGGAAGCGAAAGCCGCCGGCGCGACGGGCTGGATCACCAAGCCGTTCAGCCAGGAGCAGCTTCTCACCGTCGTCAAGAAATTGATCGGGACCTGA